The following coding sequences are from one Panicum hallii strain FIL2 chromosome 5, PHallii_v3.1, whole genome shotgun sequence window:
- the LOC112895984 gene encoding uncharacterized protein LOC112895984 isoform X1: MAQLLHHQDSAFYSKELHGYRWGILQFFGFRRRLRSTKMLSDKKHGQGKSSGGSKCRSSYAPLKNEDSGIMDDEKNTEVTKKQKASKKNSGKASLRSLILRKLYGKEGQKEKILPVAPKLLRTISIHYLESNEYVLDGESTSSGDGSSHSTKLSMQNAMDINLRHSTSSIPDGCDSDLSSSLLLKRDDSRVKRKSHRSISMDGILHKVPYGKKVSGDVVSEGLPRSASATYDRDGLKPYIGPAAKRHVSQGFRRSRSLSESLENYSRLLDAISSSESKRILTSSKSTRDHSLDVPSVTTSLQRASEVEFRSQGLGKQDENLVTAEDALTPHAQEKTDIDADANVAMDDSSGDVVAGDSEKPALLEECINGKKFDVAVSAEEDSCIVPSPSEVVDTSEEQAATCGNNDQVPSSAEVDFLAAHSMSEEVDILEEHAETCNDAQIHSSAQADSCTALLSEDAKIAEEQTPAFHDNQMHSSHFPKSTKGTSCVSDHSHEFEADISLSFEQESESPVSVLDMAFSAAAACPVKHTPLDDTSLKPRILHLNDADVSSDTTIVQESDFDDLSGFQVDPSHQVEFNYVKDIFKKSSFYNEILFDEWYSQNIAALQEEDCQHYEAAAASFDFTDMSADQLLLFDLTNEALLDIYKKYSVAKSKFSWFSSSGRPKPVGHRVLKELWSRVSYRLDERPWSSIQVDTILSKDLAKSDHWMNLERDADHMGNKVADFVFDKLLTELVLQLAEC; the protein is encoded by the exons ATGGCCCAGCTGTTGCACCACCAGGATTCCGCGTTCTATAGCAAGGAATTACATGGGTACCGATGGGGTATTCTTCAGTTCTTTGGATTTCGCCGTCGCCTGCGGTCCACGAAGATGCTATCTGACAAGAAACACGGTCAGGGGAAAAGCAGTGGCG GAAGTAAATGCCGAAGCTCCTATGCTCCATTGAAAAATGAAGACAGCGGCATCATGGATGATGAGAAAAATACTGAA GTTACAAAAAAACAGAAGGCATCAAAAAAGAATTCTGGTAAGGCTAGTTTGAGGTCCTTGATTCTAAGGAAGTTATATGGAAAGGAAGGTCAGAAAGAAAAGATACTTCCTGTTGCACCAAAGCTTCTGCGTACCATTTCAATACACTATCTGGAAAGCAACGAATATGTTCTTGACGGTGAATCCACTTCCAGTGGTGATGGCTCTTCACATAGTACTAAATTGTCAATGcaaaatgctatggacataaaCTTGCGCCATTCTACATCTAGCATCCCAGATGGTTGTGATAGTGATTTAAGTTCTTCACTGCTCCTAAAAAGAGATGACAGCCGTGTGAAGCGAAAGAGCCACCGTAGCATTTCAATGGATGGGATTCTTCACAAGGTCCCTTATGGAAAGAAGGTGTCTGGAGATGTAGTCAGTGAAGGTCTCCCCCGATCAGCCTCTGCTACCTATGATAGGGATGGTCTGAAACCTTATATTGGTCCTGCTGCAAAGAGGCATGTAAGTCAAGGTTTTCGGCGTTCACGTTCCCTCAGTGAATCTTTGGAAAATTACTCTCGCTTACTTGATGCCATTTCAAGTAGTGAATCCAAAAGAATACTGACAAGCTCTAAGTCTACTAGGGATCATTCTCTAGATGTCCCAAGTGTTACGACTTCATTGCAAAGAGCTTCTGAAGTTGAGTTCCGATCACAGGGTTTGGGTAAACAAGATGAAAATCTTGTAACTGCAGAAGATGCCTTGACACCACATGCTCAAGAGAAAACTGACATCGATGCAGATGCAAACGTTGCTATGGATGATAGTTCTGGTGATGTGGTTGCTGGTGACTCCGAAAAACCTGCTTTACTTGAAGAATGCATCAATGGCAAAAAATTTGATGTTGCAGTATCAGCTGAAGAAGACTCCTGTATTGTTCCTTCACCTTCAGAAGTTGTTGATACTTCAGAAGAACAGGCAGCAACTTGTGGTAATAATGACCAGGTTCCCTCGTCAGCTGAAGTCGATTTTCTTGCTGCCCATTCGATGTCAGAAGAAGTTGACATCCTGGAAGAACATGCAGAAACTTGTAATGATGCTCAGATCCACTCTTCAGCCCAAGCAGATTCATGCACTGCTCTACTTTCAGAAGACGCCAAAATTGCAGAAGAACAAACACCAGCTTTTCATGACAACCAAATGCACTCATCCCACTTTCCAAAGTCAACAAAAGGTACTTCTTGTGTTTCTGATCACAGTCACGAATTCGAAGCTGACATAAGTCTAAGCTTCGAGCAAGAATCTGAAAGTCCAGTATCTGTTCTTGACATGGCCTTctcagctgctgctgcttgtcCGGTGAAACATACACCGCTGGATG ATACATCTCTGAAGCCAAGAATTCTCCATTTAAATGATGCTGATGTTTCATCTGACACTACAATTGTACAAGAAAGTGACTTTGATGATCTGAGTGGTTTCCAAGTAGATCCAAGCCACCAAGTTGAGTTTAACTATGTGAAGGATATATTCAAGAAATCGAGCTTCTACAATGAAATATTGTTTGATGAATGGTACTCACAGAACATCGCAGCTCTCCAAGAAGAGGATTGCCAACACTACGAGGCTGCAGCAGCATCATTTGACTTCACTGATATGTCTGCTGATCAGTTGCTTCTGTTTGATTTGACAAACGAGGCACTGCTCGACATCTACAAGAAATATTCTGTTGCCAAGTCCAAATTCTCCTGGTTCTCATCTTCGGGCAGACCAAAACCTGTGGGACACCGTGTCCTGAAGGAATTGTGGTCTAGAGTGAGCTACCGCCTGGATGAACGACCATGGTCCAGCATCCAAGTCGACACCATTTTGTCAAAGGATCTAGCAAAGAGCGACCACTGGATGAATTTAGAGAGAGATGCTGATCATATGGGGAACAAGGTGGCAGACTTTGTGTTTGACAAGCTTCTGACTGAACTCGTTCTTCAGCTTGCAGAGTGTTGA
- the LOC112895984 gene encoding uncharacterized protein LOC112895984 isoform X2, producing MAQLLHHQDSAFYSKELHGYRWGILQFFGFRRRLRSTKMLSDKKHGQGKSSGGSKCRSSYAPLKNEDSGIMDDEKNTEVTKKQKASKKNSGKASLRSLILRKLYGKEGQKEKILPVAPKLLRTISIHYLESNEYVLDGESTSSGDGSSHSTKLSMQNAMDINLRHSTSSIPDGCDSDLSSSLLLKRDDSRVKRKSHRSISMDGILHKVPYGKKVSGDVVSEGLPRSASATYDRDGLKPYIGPAAKRHVSQGFRRSRSLSESLENYSRLLDAISSSESKRILTSSKSTRDHSLDVPSVTTSLQRASEVEFRSQGLGKQDENLVTAEDALTPHAQEKTDIDADANVAMDDSSGDVVAGDSEKPALLEECINGKKFDVAVSAEEDSCIVPSPSEVVDTSEEQAATCGNNDQVPSSAEVDFLAAHSMSEEVDILEEHAETCNDAQIHSSAQADSCTALLSEDAKIAEEQTPAFHDNQMHSSHFPKSTKDTSLKPRILHLNDADVSSDTTIVQESDFDDLSGFQVDPSHQVEFNYVKDIFKKSSFYNEILFDEWYSQNIAALQEEDCQHYEAAAASFDFTDMSADQLLLFDLTNEALLDIYKKYSVAKSKFSWFSSSGRPKPVGHRVLKELWSRVSYRLDERPWSSIQVDTILSKDLAKSDHWMNLERDADHMGNKVADFVFDKLLTELVLQLAEC from the exons ATGGCCCAGCTGTTGCACCACCAGGATTCCGCGTTCTATAGCAAGGAATTACATGGGTACCGATGGGGTATTCTTCAGTTCTTTGGATTTCGCCGTCGCCTGCGGTCCACGAAGATGCTATCTGACAAGAAACACGGTCAGGGGAAAAGCAGTGGCG GAAGTAAATGCCGAAGCTCCTATGCTCCATTGAAAAATGAAGACAGCGGCATCATGGATGATGAGAAAAATACTGAA GTTACAAAAAAACAGAAGGCATCAAAAAAGAATTCTGGTAAGGCTAGTTTGAGGTCCTTGATTCTAAGGAAGTTATATGGAAAGGAAGGTCAGAAAGAAAAGATACTTCCTGTTGCACCAAAGCTTCTGCGTACCATTTCAATACACTATCTGGAAAGCAACGAATATGTTCTTGACGGTGAATCCACTTCCAGTGGTGATGGCTCTTCACATAGTACTAAATTGTCAATGcaaaatgctatggacataaaCTTGCGCCATTCTACATCTAGCATCCCAGATGGTTGTGATAGTGATTTAAGTTCTTCACTGCTCCTAAAAAGAGATGACAGCCGTGTGAAGCGAAAGAGCCACCGTAGCATTTCAATGGATGGGATTCTTCACAAGGTCCCTTATGGAAAGAAGGTGTCTGGAGATGTAGTCAGTGAAGGTCTCCCCCGATCAGCCTCTGCTACCTATGATAGGGATGGTCTGAAACCTTATATTGGTCCTGCTGCAAAGAGGCATGTAAGTCAAGGTTTTCGGCGTTCACGTTCCCTCAGTGAATCTTTGGAAAATTACTCTCGCTTACTTGATGCCATTTCAAGTAGTGAATCCAAAAGAATACTGACAAGCTCTAAGTCTACTAGGGATCATTCTCTAGATGTCCCAAGTGTTACGACTTCATTGCAAAGAGCTTCTGAAGTTGAGTTCCGATCACAGGGTTTGGGTAAACAAGATGAAAATCTTGTAACTGCAGAAGATGCCTTGACACCACATGCTCAAGAGAAAACTGACATCGATGCAGATGCAAACGTTGCTATGGATGATAGTTCTGGTGATGTGGTTGCTGGTGACTCCGAAAAACCTGCTTTACTTGAAGAATGCATCAATGGCAAAAAATTTGATGTTGCAGTATCAGCTGAAGAAGACTCCTGTATTGTTCCTTCACCTTCAGAAGTTGTTGATACTTCAGAAGAACAGGCAGCAACTTGTGGTAATAATGACCAGGTTCCCTCGTCAGCTGAAGTCGATTTTCTTGCTGCCCATTCGATGTCAGAAGAAGTTGACATCCTGGAAGAACATGCAGAAACTTGTAATGATGCTCAGATCCACTCTTCAGCCCAAGCAGATTCATGCACTGCTCTACTTTCAGAAGACGCCAAAATTGCAGAAGAACAAACACCAGCTTTTCATGACAACCAAATGCACTCATCCCACTTTCCAAAGTCAACAAAAG ATACATCTCTGAAGCCAAGAATTCTCCATTTAAATGATGCTGATGTTTCATCTGACACTACAATTGTACAAGAAAGTGACTTTGATGATCTGAGTGGTTTCCAAGTAGATCCAAGCCACCAAGTTGAGTTTAACTATGTGAAGGATATATTCAAGAAATCGAGCTTCTACAATGAAATATTGTTTGATGAATGGTACTCACAGAACATCGCAGCTCTCCAAGAAGAGGATTGCCAACACTACGAGGCTGCAGCAGCATCATTTGACTTCACTGATATGTCTGCTGATCAGTTGCTTCTGTTTGATTTGACAAACGAGGCACTGCTCGACATCTACAAGAAATATTCTGTTGCCAAGTCCAAATTCTCCTGGTTCTCATCTTCGGGCAGACCAAAACCTGTGGGACACCGTGTCCTGAAGGAATTGTGGTCTAGAGTGAGCTACCGCCTGGATGAACGACCATGGTCCAGCATCCAAGTCGACACCATTTTGTCAAAGGATCTAGCAAAGAGCGACCACTGGATGAATTTAGAGAGAGATGCTGATCATATGGGGAACAAGGTGGCAGACTTTGTGTTTGACAAGCTTCTGACTGAACTCGTTCTTCAGCTTGCAGAGTGTTGA